The following proteins come from a genomic window of Corynebacterium crudilactis:
- a CDS encoding carbohydrate ABC transporter permease has translation MNNPTAQTTGAQRLSEAPDSEFESSKQSYLPQKRKIKFGWRGTLIALAMFLVCLFCLAPFIWTILAVTKPLNVAFANPPVFIYEPTAQAFISLWQGTLFYKYLLNTTVIAFICTVVALVIGIPAAYALSRFPGWVSAALLVMALIFRALPRPAVVLPLYEVTKQLGIYDSVWAISAALIAINQPFSIWLLRNFFAEIPKELDEAALMDGCNRFQTLRRVMLPIMGPGILTAGIFIFLFAFQEYFAAVILTDVESKTVPVFIATQLGQTLPMLQQAGAATILLTLPVVAIAFLAQKYLVAGLSSGSVKG, from the coding sequence GTGAATAATCCAACTGCTCAAACGACAGGTGCTCAGCGGCTATCAGAAGCTCCTGATTCTGAATTTGAAAGTTCAAAGCAAAGTTATCTTCCTCAAAAACGAAAGATTAAGTTCGGTTGGCGTGGAACGCTAATTGCACTCGCAATGTTTTTGGTTTGTCTGTTTTGTCTGGCCCCATTTATCTGGACGATCCTGGCAGTCACCAAACCTCTGAATGTGGCATTTGCAAACCCTCCAGTATTTATATACGAGCCAACGGCTCAGGCCTTTATCTCGCTCTGGCAGGGAACACTTTTTTACAAATACTTATTAAACACAACGGTTATTGCATTTATTTGCACAGTCGTAGCGTTAGTAATTGGTATTCCTGCTGCGTATGCGTTATCTAGATTTCCTGGCTGGGTCTCCGCTGCATTGCTAGTGATGGCTCTAATATTTCGTGCTCTACCCAGGCCTGCCGTTGTGTTGCCATTATATGAAGTAACAAAACAGCTTGGAATTTATGATTCAGTCTGGGCTATTTCAGCAGCACTGATCGCTATCAATCAACCTTTTAGTATTTGGCTCTTGCGAAATTTCTTTGCTGAGATTCCAAAAGAACTAGATGAAGCTGCATTGATGGATGGATGCAACAGATTCCAAACTTTGCGAAGAGTAATGCTACCCATCATGGGACCAGGAATCTTGACAGCAGGAATCTTCATTTTCCTCTTTGCATTCCAAGAGTATTTTGCAGCAGTCATCTTGACCGATGTGGAGTCAAAGACTGTTCCAGTATTTATCGCAACGCAATTGGGGCAAACTCTGCCGATGCTTCAACAGGCTGGAGCCGCAACAATTTTATTGACGCTACCAGTTGTTGCAATTGCTTTCTTGGCGCAAAAGTACTTGGTTGCAGGTCTATCTTCTGGATCAGTTAAGGGGTAG
- a CDS encoding dipeptide ABC transporter ATP-binding protein, producing the protein MSTPLLEIEDLVVSYQTAKGLVHAVNNVSLEVHPGQITAIVGESGSGKSTTAQAVIGLLADNAEVDSGRISFKGSSLVGLSSREWKSVRGTKIGLIPQDPNNSLNPVKTIGASVGEGLAIHKRGTAAERKKKVIELLERVGIDNPEVRYDQYPHELSGGMKQRALIAAAISLEPELIIADEPTSALDVTVQKIILDLLEDMQRELGMGILFITHDLAVAGDRADHIVVMQKGEVRESGFAASVLTDPRHEYSKKLLADAPSLTIGEIPARVPAVDPEVARAKGPLLVVDNFRKEYQRGKEEVFVAANDISFDVLPGTTHAIVGESGSGKTTLGRAIAMFNTPTSGSISVGGTDITKLSASKKRELRQQIQLVYQNPYSSLDPRQTIGSTIAEPLRNFTKVSKKDAEAKVAHYLELVALDPALASRRSRELSGGQRQRVAIARAMILEPELVVFDEAVSALDVTVQAQILRLLDDLQRELGLTYVFISHDLAVVREISDTVSVMSRGNQVELGKTADVFNNPQTEFTSRLIDAIPGSRYRGGELNLGL; encoded by the coding sequence ATGTCTACTCCCTTGTTAGAGATCGAAGATCTCGTTGTCTCCTATCAGACAGCTAAAGGTTTAGTTCATGCTGTCAACAACGTCAGTCTTGAGGTGCATCCGGGGCAGATCACGGCGATTGTGGGTGAGTCTGGTTCGGGTAAGTCCACCACGGCGCAAGCTGTGATTGGTTTGTTGGCGGATAATGCAGAAGTTGATTCTGGCCGGATTTCCTTTAAAGGCAGTTCCCTTGTGGGGCTGAGTTCCCGTGAGTGGAAGAGCGTTCGCGGTACCAAGATTGGTTTGATTCCACAGGATCCGAATAACTCTTTGAACCCAGTGAAGACGATTGGTGCTTCAGTGGGGGAGGGTTTGGCTATCCATAAGCGTGGTACTGCTGCGGAGCGTAAAAAGAAGGTCATTGAGCTTCTAGAGCGCGTGGGTATTGATAACCCAGAAGTGCGCTATGACCAGTATCCACATGAGCTTTCTGGCGGTATGAAACAGCGCGCGTTGATTGCTGCTGCTATTTCGTTGGAGCCTGAGTTGATCATCGCGGATGAGCCAACTTCTGCGCTTGATGTGACAGTGCAGAAAATTATTTTGGATCTGTTGGAGGATATGCAGCGCGAACTGGGCATGGGTATTTTGTTCATCACCCATGATCTGGCGGTCGCAGGTGATCGTGCGGATCATATCGTCGTCATGCAAAAAGGTGAGGTGCGGGAAAGCGGTTTCGCTGCTTCGGTCTTGACCGATCCCCGGCATGAATATTCTAAGAAGCTGCTTGCCGACGCGCCCTCCCTCACCATCGGCGAGATCCCCGCGCGAGTACCGGCCGTAGATCCAGAGGTTGCTCGGGCTAAAGGCCCGCTGCTGGTCGTGGATAATTTCCGCAAGGAATACCAGCGCGGCAAAGAAGAAGTATTTGTTGCAGCCAATGATATTTCCTTCGATGTGCTACCTGGAACTACTCACGCCATCGTTGGTGAATCTGGTTCTGGCAAGACCACGTTGGGTCGTGCCATTGCGATGTTTAATACCCCAACTTCTGGTTCCATTTCTGTGGGTGGCACCGATATCACGAAGCTGTCGGCATCGAAGAAGCGGGAACTGCGCCAGCAAATTCAGCTGGTGTACCAAAACCCGTATTCTTCCCTGGATCCTCGCCAAACCATCGGTAGCACGATTGCAGAACCGCTGCGCAATTTCACCAAGGTGAGCAAAAAGGACGCCGAAGCCAAGGTTGCTCATTACCTTGAGCTGGTTGCGCTGGATCCAGCGCTGGCGAGCAGACGCTCACGAGAGCTTTCCGGCGGTCAACGCCAGCGTGTGGCCATTGCGCGCGCAATGATTTTGGAACCAGAGCTGGTTGTGTTCGATGAGGCTGTTTCTGCCCTCGATGTGACTGTGCAGGCTCAGATTCTGCGTCTGCTTGATGATCTGCAGCGCGAACTCGGACTGACCTACGTGTTCATTTCCCATGACCTGGCTGTTGTCCGAGAAATCTCTGACACTGTTTCTGTCATGAGCCGCGGCAACCAGGTAGAACTTGGCAAAACAGCCGATGTGTTTAACAATCCGCAAACTGAATTCACCAGTCGCCTCATCGACGCGATCCCAGGATCGCGCTATCGTGGTGGCGAACTTAATCTCGGACTTTAG
- a CDS encoding carbohydrate ABC transporter permease encodes MIGLLIVPLYKTIRWSFEEVSYGSPGTWVGLDNYSRALTDDRFLSALVFTTGLTITTTAVIVVLAYVLAVMVNRLTWPRPIVLGVLLIPYVIPSVVGSAAYSWLFDSNFGGVVNYLISLVSDQQILWFTDVWPNRILLMSNIVWSMLPFAILMILAGLQGVPKEIIEAGTMDGANLFQRHWNIIIPSIRGIMGFVLLILIMDIFRVFDQLIPLSPAAAQIGNESVMLYVFNIAFREGSPQLGLGSAVNILSIIVILVLLYPSIRGVLKEASGRE; translated from the coding sequence ATGATCGGACTTTTAATAGTCCCACTTTATAAAACAATACGTTGGAGCTTTGAGGAAGTTAGTTATGGCTCACCAGGAACGTGGGTTGGACTAGATAACTATTCTCGTGCATTAACAGATGATCGATTCTTGAGCGCTCTTGTTTTTACAACTGGGCTTACGATTACCACGACAGCAGTCATTGTGGTTCTCGCGTATGTGCTTGCAGTCATGGTGAACCGGCTTACTTGGCCTCGGCCAATTGTTCTGGGAGTGCTATTAATCCCATACGTTATTCCCTCAGTAGTAGGATCTGCGGCCTACTCCTGGCTGTTCGACTCCAACTTTGGTGGAGTGGTTAATTATCTCATTAGTTTGGTTAGCGACCAGCAAATTCTTTGGTTCACAGATGTTTGGCCCAATCGAATTCTATTGATGTCAAATATTGTCTGGTCTATGCTGCCTTTCGCAATTTTAATGATCTTGGCTGGGCTTCAAGGAGTTCCAAAAGAAATCATCGAGGCGGGAACAATGGATGGAGCTAACCTATTTCAACGCCACTGGAACATCATTATCCCGAGTATCAGAGGGATCATGGGATTTGTCCTCCTGATCTTGATCATGGATATTTTCCGAGTGTTTGACCAGTTGATTCCGTTGTCACCTGCTGCAGCGCAAATTGGAAATGAATCAGTAATGCTTTACGTATTCAATATTGCGTTTAGAGAAGGTTCACCACAGCTTGGGCTGGGAAGCGCTGTGAATATCTTGTCGATCATCGTGATTTTGGTTCTGCTTTACCCATCTATTCGGGGCGTTCTAAAGGAGGCGAGTGGACGTGAATAA
- a CDS encoding ABC transporter permease, with amino-acid sequence MSNPPISPKKPVSANPRTGSADPARKRKGLGNPWTKPATVISIVVLAMAVLMALIPALFTSQNPFNGDDVALLEPSGTHWFGTDSVGRDLYSRVVYGARETLLGALIAVLVGLIVGTLLGLVAGAQRGLVDTVLMRFVDVLLSIPALLLSLTVIILLGFGTMNAAIAVGITSVATFARLARSQVMTVAGSDFVEAAYGSGGTQMQVLFRHILPNSLTPVLALAALQFGSAILQLSVLGFLGYGAPAPTPEWGLLISDARDYMATSWWLTVLPGFVIIAVVMSANYLSRIIQKEA; translated from the coding sequence ATGAGTAATCCTCCTATTTCTCCTAAAAAGCCAGTTTCCGCCAATCCTCGAACTGGATCAGCTGACCCGGCGCGCAAGCGCAAAGGTCTAGGAAATCCTTGGACTAAGCCTGCAACAGTGATTTCTATCGTGGTGCTGGCTATGGCTGTGTTGATGGCACTTATCCCTGCTCTGTTTACCTCGCAAAATCCATTTAATGGTGATGATGTCGCGTTGCTGGAGCCAAGTGGCACGCACTGGTTTGGTACGGATTCTGTGGGCCGTGATCTATACAGTCGTGTGGTTTATGGCGCGAGAGAAACCTTGTTGGGGGCTCTCATCGCAGTGTTGGTTGGTCTGATTGTGGGCACACTGCTTGGGCTTGTGGCTGGTGCACAGCGCGGTTTGGTTGACACTGTGTTGATGCGTTTTGTGGATGTGTTGTTGTCTATCCCTGCATTGCTGCTTAGCCTGACTGTTATTATTTTGCTGGGCTTCGGCACGATGAATGCTGCGATTGCTGTTGGTATTACGTCAGTGGCAACCTTTGCGCGTCTTGCGCGTTCTCAGGTGATGACGGTTGCTGGTTCTGATTTTGTGGAAGCAGCATACGGTTCTGGTGGAACTCAGATGCAGGTGTTGTTCCGTCACATTCTGCCTAACTCATTGACTCCTGTGTTGGCTTTGGCTGCGCTGCAATTTGGTTCGGCTATTTTGCAACTGTCTGTCTTGGGCTTCTTGGGTTATGGTGCACCTGCACCAACACCAGAGTGGGGTCTGCTCATCTCTGATGCACGTGATTACATGGCTACGTCATGGTGGCTGACTGTTCTGCCTGGTTTTGTCATCATCGCTGTGGTGATGTCTGCTAATTACTTAAGTCGCATCATCCAGAAGGAGGCATAG
- a CDS encoding alpha/beta fold hydrolase, with amino-acid sequence MTIPMVFISGMNLSPRMWHSCSLPSDAIILTPEANSIEDNIEMFLQVLPEKFYLGGLSLGANLAMRIASETDRVAGLMLLATNAKGPTSKQLSNWRTTRQEVKDGTSPESVQEGLLHLLLSDVGQQDPNMVNQALKSAADLKPKVLENQLLTQATRVDQRSELRKIGAPTIVIAGGEDAMCPVSNHEEIASLIPNAQLVMAENSGHLIPIESPETVNHAITQLIQN; translated from the coding sequence ATGACTATTCCAATGGTTTTTATCTCAGGAATGAACCTTTCCCCCAGAATGTGGCATTCGTGCAGTCTCCCCTCAGATGCAATCATCTTGACCCCTGAAGCGAACTCAATAGAAGACAATATTGAGATGTTTTTGCAAGTCTTACCGGAAAAATTTTATCTCGGTGGATTAAGCCTTGGGGCTAATTTAGCAATGAGAATTGCTTCTGAAACTGACAGAGTTGCTGGTCTTATGCTTCTAGCTACGAACGCTAAAGGACCAACTTCGAAGCAGTTAAGTAATTGGAGAACAACGCGTCAAGAAGTAAAGGACGGAACCTCTCCTGAATCCGTTCAAGAAGGACTACTTCATTTGTTGCTTTCAGATGTCGGACAACAAGATCCGAACATGGTTAATCAAGCATTGAAATCAGCTGCAGATCTAAAACCGAAAGTCCTGGAAAACCAATTACTTACGCAGGCTACTAGGGTAGATCAGCGCTCTGAACTGCGGAAAATAGGTGCACCGACCATTGTGATTGCAGGGGGAGAAGATGCTATGTGTCCGGTGTCAAACCATGAAGAAATTGCATCATTGATACCCAATGCACAACTAGTAATGGCAGAAAATTCTGGCCATTTAATTCCGATTGAATCGCCTGAAACTGTTAATCATGCGATTACCCAATTAATACAGAACTAG
- a CDS encoding MFS transporter has translation MKKLQMAAILVGGFVGPFTGQALAVVLPEFADTFNISVGQAALTITAYLLPFASTMLISGRLTRKVHPHKVVRAAYIATLPLALLLLITPSWELFLIAYALIGVANAFTTPVLQIMLRELVPPNALGKALGTYAAMQSLGMLSAPLVAGLSSVISWRLTFLVTALASLFVLIARLPVVPPPSASKQNILGKVQWLPTIIHMASGFIVGAGIIGTGFMTSLHVGDQFNFDAATRGLVVMCGGLAAFFASRKIGDMADKFGVRAVLIVSALIGTVALGILPIAPWAILVAVLWALSVAAAQGIQATVNLAVIGSPGGSSLLSTVQAFRFFGSAAAPVVFLPIYLGIGSAAFWVSALALFFVAVAQWLNPQRLKL, from the coding sequence ATGAAGAAACTGCAAATGGCGGCCATTTTGGTCGGTGGCTTTGTCGGACCTTTTACCGGGCAAGCGCTCGCAGTAGTCTTGCCGGAATTTGCAGATACTTTTAATATCAGCGTCGGCCAAGCCGCACTGACTATCACGGCATATCTGTTGCCGTTTGCCAGCACCATGTTGATTTCTGGTCGTCTTACGAGGAAAGTACATCCGCATAAAGTGGTGCGGGCTGCCTATATTGCCACGCTTCCCTTGGCACTATTGCTGCTGATCACACCATCGTGGGAGCTTTTCCTCATCGCCTATGCTCTCATCGGTGTTGCTAATGCCTTTACTACGCCAGTGCTGCAAATTATGTTGCGTGAACTAGTCCCACCCAATGCACTCGGCAAAGCGTTAGGTACTTATGCCGCAATGCAATCCCTCGGCATGCTCTCTGCACCATTAGTAGCTGGGCTATCTTCAGTAATTTCTTGGCGCTTAACCTTCCTAGTCACTGCATTAGCCTCATTATTTGTCCTGATAGCGAGACTTCCTGTGGTGCCACCACCATCTGCATCAAAGCAAAATATTTTAGGCAAGGTGCAGTGGCTTCCCACAATCATCCATATGGCATCTGGTTTTATTGTGGGTGCTGGCATCATCGGAACCGGATTCATGACATCGCTGCACGTGGGAGATCAATTCAACTTTGATGCAGCTACCCGAGGACTCGTGGTCATGTGTGGCGGCCTGGCGGCATTTTTTGCCTCCCGAAAAATCGGAGATATGGCAGACAAATTCGGGGTGCGTGCCGTGCTCATTGTCAGTGCACTTATCGGAACCGTTGCACTGGGAATTCTTCCCATCGCGCCATGGGCAATTTTGGTAGCAGTGCTCTGGGCTCTCTCTGTAGCAGCTGCCCAAGGCATTCAAGCAACCGTTAACCTAGCGGTAATCGGCAGCCCTGGTGGATCTTCCCTTTTATCTACAGTGCAAGCTTTCCGCTTCTTCGGATCCGCCGCAGCACCAGTGGTATTCCTTCCCATATATCTGGGGATTGGTTCGGCTGCGTTTTGGGTCAGCGCATTAGCGCTGTTTTTCGTAGCCGTCGCCCAGTGGCTCAACCCGCAGCGCCTGAAATTGTAG
- a CDS encoding ABC transporter substrate-binding protein encodes MSIKKVLGVAASVLATSVFLTACGAGSQTSSSNSAVAACDFENPEQKTTVNVLAYNSSAIDPFTNSMVSSCTKDNLEVRHEPIDFAGQVQRTQATLGTDNGTYDLIETYGFILPGLAEQDKVLPLNDLFEEYSDQYTLDQISSDLMERMSYDGQLLAVPMQAQAFTFVYRQDVFDELGLEVPTTFAEMEESAQAIQESGKMQYPLALPFLSSSDLGTAYIAALGSLGKQYVDESTGRPNFDSPESKVALESLKSLTQYMDPQVLTFDQPKVQQQLFNGQAAMAIMFSGRMVDLLDTNQTNLSEQFAFSAPPSVEAGGKLYSQVSIDGWSIPKNTKLDPDLLFNLIGASVSEEASKESIPAAYPAREGIANSENMPYAVAVEESISGAPEPQIVPWAADMSNETINVLAQIISGQKQVDPGMAEMQQIAEGVMEKY; translated from the coding sequence ATGTCTATCAAAAAAGTTTTAGGGGTTGCAGCTTCAGTTCTAGCTACCTCAGTTTTTCTGACTGCCTGCGGAGCTGGTAGTCAAACATCAAGTAGTAATTCTGCTGTAGCTGCTTGTGACTTCGAAAACCCGGAGCAGAAGACAACCGTGAATGTGCTTGCCTATAACTCATCGGCAATTGATCCATTCACGAATTCTATGGTCAGTAGCTGTACAAAAGATAATCTTGAAGTTCGACATGAGCCAATTGACTTCGCAGGCCAGGTTCAAAGAACTCAGGCAACGCTCGGTACAGACAACGGAACCTATGACCTTATTGAAACATATGGATTTATCCTTCCGGGGTTGGCAGAACAAGATAAAGTTCTTCCGCTGAATGACCTTTTTGAGGAGTACTCAGATCAATACACCCTTGATCAGATCAGCAGCGATCTCATGGAGCGAATGAGCTATGATGGACAGCTTTTGGCTGTCCCAATGCAAGCTCAAGCATTCACATTTGTCTATCGCCAAGATGTATTTGACGAATTGGGTCTGGAAGTTCCAACAACCTTTGCTGAAATGGAAGAAAGCGCACAGGCAATCCAAGAATCTGGAAAAATGCAGTATCCGCTTGCCCTGCCATTTTTGTCTTCTAGCGATTTGGGAACGGCCTACATTGCAGCTTTGGGATCATTAGGAAAGCAATATGTAGATGAAAGTACTGGTCGGCCAAACTTTGACTCTCCAGAATCAAAGGTTGCCTTGGAGTCTCTGAAATCTCTTACTCAGTACATGGATCCGCAAGTCCTAACTTTTGATCAGCCAAAGGTTCAACAGCAGCTATTTAATGGACAAGCAGCTATGGCGATCATGTTCTCTGGCCGAATGGTTGATCTATTGGATACTAATCAAACCAATTTGAGTGAACAGTTTGCTTTCAGCGCCCCTCCTTCAGTAGAAGCGGGAGGAAAACTCTATTCGCAAGTTTCTATTGACGGATGGTCAATCCCCAAAAATACCAAACTTGATCCCGATCTATTGTTCAACCTAATTGGAGCATCAGTTTCAGAAGAGGCCTCAAAAGAATCAATCCCTGCGGCTTATCCAGCTCGCGAAGGTATTGCAAATTCAGAAAACATGCCCTACGCAGTTGCCGTGGAAGAGAGCATTTCAGGTGCACCGGAACCTCAGATCGTTCCATGGGCAGCAGATATGAGTAATGAGACTATCAATGTTCTGGCGCAGATTATCTCTGGTCAAAAGCAGGTTGACCCAGGAATGGCTGAAATGCAACAGATCGCTGAAGGCGTGATGGAGAAGTACTAA
- the hisD gene encoding histidinol dehydrogenase has protein sequence MHLTEKDKARIPGRLLVVKEPPVEDVAEQNNPKVIETVSSMLLNIEQNGMDAVLQYSRDLDGFNGDIKISAKEIKQAESHLPEDLKIALQAGAERTKTFAEMQRARLLDFEDEVIPGVICGQKYIPVNNVGAYLPAGRFPLLASPFMTVGVAKAAGVKNIVSCTPPSANGRPHPAVLYSAHISGAEEIFAVGGVQALASMAFGLLDGTPSDMLVGAGNAYVAEAKRQLYGNVGIDVLAGPSEVAVLADGTADAEMVASDLLAQAEHGPQSPACLISTDEKLAREVLIEIDRQLNKLDTREIASAAWRDFGSIYVVENRESAVIAMDILAPEHLEILAEDLDWWLDNLTCYGSLFLGPWSTVAYADKGMSGTNHVLPTARGARFTEGLSVLGFLKQLTYQRADKESTRAQAEPVVTISDFERMPAHRDSAQLRLDRL, from the coding sequence ATGCACTTAACGGAAAAAGATAAAGCCCGAATCCCTGGGCGCCTATTGGTAGTCAAGGAGCCACCAGTTGAAGATGTGGCTGAGCAAAATAATCCAAAAGTAATCGAGACAGTTTCGTCCATGCTTTTGAATATTGAACAAAATGGCATGGATGCAGTGCTCCAATATTCCCGAGATCTCGATGGCTTCAATGGAGATATTAAGATTTCGGCGAAAGAAATTAAGCAGGCAGAATCTCACCTTCCAGAAGACTTAAAAATTGCACTTCAGGCGGGAGCGGAACGCACCAAGACTTTTGCAGAGATGCAGCGGGCACGTTTACTAGATTTTGAAGATGAAGTAATTCCCGGAGTGATCTGTGGACAGAAGTACATTCCAGTAAACAATGTCGGAGCATACCTACCAGCAGGACGCTTTCCACTTTTAGCTAGCCCTTTTATGACTGTGGGAGTAGCTAAGGCTGCAGGCGTGAAGAACATTGTTTCATGCACTCCACCATCCGCGAATGGTCGACCACATCCGGCGGTTCTTTATTCTGCACACATTTCGGGTGCTGAAGAAATTTTTGCAGTCGGAGGCGTACAAGCATTGGCATCAATGGCTTTTGGCCTTTTGGATGGCACTCCATCCGACATGCTTGTGGGAGCAGGAAACGCATATGTAGCCGAAGCTAAACGCCAGCTTTATGGAAACGTTGGAATCGATGTTTTAGCAGGCCCATCAGAGGTGGCTGTTCTTGCTGATGGCACCGCGGACGCTGAGATGGTTGCGTCTGATCTCCTAGCTCAGGCGGAGCATGGACCACAATCTCCGGCTTGCCTGATCTCAACTGATGAGAAGCTCGCAAGAGAGGTGCTCATCGAGATTGATCGTCAATTAAATAAGCTTGATACACGAGAAATTGCAAGTGCTGCATGGCGTGATTTTGGCTCTATTTATGTTGTTGAAAATAGAGAATCAGCTGTTATTGCAATGGATATCTTAGCTCCAGAACATCTAGAGATTCTTGCAGAAGATCTTGATTGGTGGCTAGACAACCTTACCTGTTATGGATCTTTGTTCTTGGGCCCATGGTCAACAGTTGCTTATGCAGATAAGGGAATGTCAGGTACGAACCATGTCCTCCCGACCGCAAGGGGAGCACGTTTCACTGAAGGTTTGTCAGTTCTAGGGTTTTTGAAACAACTGACATATCAACGGGCGGATAAAGAATCGACTCGAGCACAGGCGGAGCCAGTTGTCACGATTTCTGATTTTGAAAGAATGCCAGCGCACCGAGACAGTGCACAACTCCGACTCGATCGACTCTAA
- a CDS encoding alkylhydroperoxidase domain protein: MSDLIDMLVGEDLPQLRDNRPQARDNAQKSFEALLEPVNPGTFSFGERYAVATYVAGLHQFAPAVDLYQDLLLDDAPTTLAHAVSDAIDQGLSEGPYGTYREPGLAAESQPGGSVRNDASTLGERLAAAFDYAHLLVFHPRDSRPEVLGRLSGAGWSADDTVSLAQLISFLTFQLRVAYGLRTLNGEEIQAQGVQLNAPEAEWELSNVGFEIATYEELNRPEAFVNHSLGWKSWVPPVEKADLTEEQLDSLIQPQRADMPYFRLLARDPAALKARTLTDLDIFFNTDGEGMGRAERELGATVTSRYNGCVYCASVHAGRAQEESGRADDVNALLGSIDADLGSEQWNVIRDAARALTSTPAAFNQGCITKLRGVGFSDLQIVDLINSVAFFNWANRLMLSLGEPEVPKRFL; this comes from the coding sequence ATGTCAGATCTTATCGACATGCTGGTTGGAGAAGACCTCCCACAGTTGCGTGACAACCGTCCCCAAGCTCGTGATAATGCGCAAAAGAGCTTCGAAGCACTGCTTGAGCCAGTCAACCCAGGCACCTTCAGCTTTGGCGAACGCTACGCAGTAGCAACCTATGTTGCAGGCCTGCACCAGTTCGCCCCGGCAGTAGATCTCTACCAAGACTTGCTTCTCGACGATGCCCCAACCACTCTGGCACACGCGGTCTCCGATGCCATCGACCAGGGATTGTCCGAGGGACCTTACGGCACCTACCGTGAACCAGGCTTAGCAGCTGAATCCCAGCCAGGTGGATCTGTACGCAATGATGCATCCACCTTGGGTGAGCGTCTAGCTGCTGCATTCGATTATGCACACCTGTTGGTTTTCCACCCTCGCGATTCCCGCCCTGAGGTTTTGGGCAGGCTTTCTGGTGCTGGATGGAGTGCAGATGACACCGTGTCACTGGCCCAGCTGATTTCTTTCCTCACTTTCCAGCTGCGCGTGGCTTATGGTTTGCGCACATTAAATGGTGAAGAAATCCAAGCACAAGGCGTTCAACTTAACGCTCCAGAAGCTGAGTGGGAGCTGTCCAACGTAGGTTTTGAGATCGCCACCTATGAAGAACTCAACCGTCCAGAAGCCTTTGTTAACCACTCTTTGGGCTGGAAATCATGGGTTCCACCAGTAGAAAAAGCAGATCTTACTGAAGAACAGCTGGATTCACTCATCCAGCCACAGCGTGCAGATATGCCTTATTTCCGACTGCTTGCCCGCGATCCTGCAGCATTGAAGGCTCGTACGTTGACCGATCTAGACATCTTCTTCAACACTGATGGAGAAGGAATGGGTCGTGCAGAGCGCGAACTCGGCGCAACGGTTACCTCGCGCTACAACGGCTGTGTTTACTGTGCCTCTGTACACGCTGGCCGTGCACAAGAAGAATCTGGACGAGCCGATGATGTCAATGCACTTTTGGGCAGCATCGACGCCGACCTGGGCTCTGAACAGTGGAATGTTATCCGCGATGCAGCCCGGGCGCTGACTTCCACACCAGCTGCCTTCAACCAAGGATGCATCACCAAACTCCGCGGCGTTGGTTTCAGCGATCTGCAGATTGTTGATCTGATCAACTCTGTTGCTTTCTTCAACTGGGCAAACCGCCTGATGTTGTCACTTGGTGAGCCAGAAGTACCAAAGCGTTTCCTCTAG